The following coding sequences lie in one Arachis hypogaea cultivar Tifrunner chromosome 4, arahy.Tifrunner.gnm2.J5K5, whole genome shotgun sequence genomic window:
- the LOC112744956 gene encoding U11/U12 small nuclear ribonucleoprotein 35 kDa protein-like isoform X1 translates to MEKMRARNLNSVFYADSYHPIQAGSIDGTDVLPHDNAIYRAHLCSSIGLYDPFGDPKIIGDPYCTLFVGRLSRLTSEDTLRKVMSKYGRVKNLRLVRDIVTGASRGYAFVEFETEREMRRAYMDAHHSYIDDCEIIVDYNRQQLMPGWIPRRLGGGLSSKKESGQLRFGGREKPFRAPLKPIPYEELKKLGIPPPPEGRYMSRFQVPSPPRRERDLSDREEGSHRRSSKDKNRTEDALKSSADTEEEHYRRSSSHREDEERHSRRSSSYREDEEGHYRRSSSHQEDHSRRRGSSERKEEKGSHYHHRRSSEKEHRYRSSESEKHSRKRKERAEHSHRREKYSRRSPNED, encoded by the exons ATGGAGAAAATGAGAGCGAGAAACTTGAACTCAGTTTTCTACGCTGATTCCTATCATCCCATTCAAGCTGGCAGCATCGACGGCACCGACGTTCTTCCTCACGACAATGCCATTTATCGCGCTCACCTCTGTTCCTCTATCGGCCTCT ATGACCCTTTCGGTGATCCTAAGATTATTGGAGACCCTTATTGCACTCTTTTCGTGGGTCGTCTCTCTCGTCTCACCTCTGAAGATACTCTCCGCAAG GTTATGAGTAAGTATGGTCGGGTGAAGAACTTACGCTTGGTCAGGGACATTG TAACAGGAGCTTCTCGTGGTTATGCTTTTGTTGAATTCGAAACTGAAAGAGAGATGCGACGTGCATATATG GATGCTCATCATTCCTATATCGATGATTGTGAAATCATAGTTGATTATAACAGGCAACAATTGATGCCAGGATGGATTCCTAGAAGATTAG GTGGTGGCCTTAGCAGCAAGAAGGAATCAGGACAACTTCGTTTTGGAGGAAGAGAGAAACCATTTCGTGCACCCTT GAAGCCGATCCCATACGAGGAATTGAAGAAGCTTGGCATCCCACCACCACCTGAGGGTAGATACATGTCACGCTTTCAG GTCCCATCCCCTCCTAGAAGAGAAAGGGACCTTTCGGACAGGGAAGAAGGCTCTCATAGAAGGAGTTCCAAGGACAAGAACAGGACTGAAGATGCTCTCAAAAGTTCGGCAGACACTGAGGAAGAGCATTATAGAAGGAGTTCGAGTCACCGAGAAGATGAGGAAAGGCATTCTAGAAGGAGTTCGAGTTATCGAGAAGATGAGGAAGGACATTATAGGAGGAGTTCGAGTCACCAAGAAGATCACTCACGCAGAAGGGGCTCTtcagagagaaaagaagagaagggtAGCCATTACCATCATAGGAGGTCGTCTGAGAAAGAACATCGGTACAGGAGTTCTGAATCCGAGAAGCATTCTCGTAAACGGAAAGAAAGAGCTGAACACTCTCATAGGAGGGAAAAATATAGCCGGCGTTCACCGAATGAAGACTAA
- the LOC112744956 gene encoding U11/U12 small nuclear ribonucleoprotein 35 kDa protein-like isoform X2, with amino-acid sequence MPFIALTSVPLSASVYDPFGDPKIIGDPYCTLFVGRLSRLTSEDTLRKVMSKYGRVKNLRLVRDIVTGASRGYAFVEFETEREMRRAYMDAHHSYIDDCEIIVDYNRQQLMPGWIPRRLGGGLSSKKESGQLRFGGREKPFRAPLKPIPYEELKKLGIPPPPEGRYMSRFQVPSPPRRERDLSDREEGSHRRSSKDKNRTEDALKSSADTEEEHYRRSSSHREDEERHSRRSSSYREDEEGHYRRSSSHQEDHSRRRGSSERKEEKGSHYHHRRSSEKEHRYRSSESEKHSRKRKERAEHSHRREKYSRRSPNED; translated from the exons ATGCCATTTATCGCGCTCACCTCTGTTCCTCTATCGGCCTCTGTTT ATGACCCTTTCGGTGATCCTAAGATTATTGGAGACCCTTATTGCACTCTTTTCGTGGGTCGTCTCTCTCGTCTCACCTCTGAAGATACTCTCCGCAAG GTTATGAGTAAGTATGGTCGGGTGAAGAACTTACGCTTGGTCAGGGACATTG TAACAGGAGCTTCTCGTGGTTATGCTTTTGTTGAATTCGAAACTGAAAGAGAGATGCGACGTGCATATATG GATGCTCATCATTCCTATATCGATGATTGTGAAATCATAGTTGATTATAACAGGCAACAATTGATGCCAGGATGGATTCCTAGAAGATTAG GTGGTGGCCTTAGCAGCAAGAAGGAATCAGGACAACTTCGTTTTGGAGGAAGAGAGAAACCATTTCGTGCACCCTT GAAGCCGATCCCATACGAGGAATTGAAGAAGCTTGGCATCCCACCACCACCTGAGGGTAGATACATGTCACGCTTTCAG GTCCCATCCCCTCCTAGAAGAGAAAGGGACCTTTCGGACAGGGAAGAAGGCTCTCATAGAAGGAGTTCCAAGGACAAGAACAGGACTGAAGATGCTCTCAAAAGTTCGGCAGACACTGAGGAAGAGCATTATAGAAGGAGTTCGAGTCACCGAGAAGATGAGGAAAGGCATTCTAGAAGGAGTTCGAGTTATCGAGAAGATGAGGAAGGACATTATAGGAGGAGTTCGAGTCACCAAGAAGATCACTCACGCAGAAGGGGCTCTtcagagagaaaagaagagaagggtAGCCATTACCATCATAGGAGGTCGTCTGAGAAAGAACATCGGTACAGGAGTTCTGAATCCGAGAAGCATTCTCGTAAACGGAAAGAAAGAGCTGAACACTCTCATAGGAGGGAAAAATATAGCCGGCGTTCACCGAATGAAGACTAA